The Gemmatimonadales bacterium DNA window GATGTGCCGATCCAGATGTGATCGGGAATCGGTCGCCCCGCGAACAGGTCCCCGTTCCGTTTCCAGAATCGCAGCGCCCGGGCCGGCCGCTTCGTGAGCACCTGGTAGATGTGTCGGTCCACACTCAGCATGACTTCGAACACCTGCCGCACAAATGCTTCGGGGATATCCGCGTGGAACAGGTCGGACATGGAGTTGACGAAAACGAGACGCGAGTCCCTCCAGCGATCGGGCTGCGGCAGCCGCTCGGGCCAGAGCCTTACCGCGAACGGATCGCTTCGGTTCGTCGGGGTATCCACGACCGGGAGGCGGCGGCCGTATACCT harbors:
- a CDS encoding phage Gp37/Gp68 family protein, giving the protein VYGRRLPVVDTPTNRSDPFAVRLWPERLPQPDRWRDSRLVFVNSMSDLFHADIPEAFVRQVFEVMLSVDRHIYQVLTKRPARALRFWKRNGDLFAGRPIPDHIWIGTSVENQDVVRRVDHLRMVPADVRFLSCEPLLGPMCLDLTDIHWVIVGGESGIGYRRLDPGWARSIRDQCLDAGVAFFFKQVGGRTPKAGGRLLDDREWDEMPAVASVA